A genomic segment from Aspergillus puulaauensis MK2 DNA, chromosome 1, nearly complete sequence encodes:
- a CDS encoding pentatricopeptide repeat-containing protein (COG:S;~EggNog:ENOG410PGW5;~InterPro:IPR002885,IPR011990;~PFAM:PF13041,PF01535,PF13812;~go_function: GO:0005515 - protein binding [Evidence IEA]) — MLRCSNATAFRTQFTKNMALRVPIPRALPWIGAPPRLPPFAHGAVRQFGTEKRERRTGKGNRIFSAKSDLQEPSQPITTPFAPAKRTDRRDPRLGLTKEDGLVLIATNKGPNVSKKAVRMELVWLKDRAMLLEQTRRMLKRDNVAMAAALVREAQRTGYDTAASWNALLEYCMEKKNPRAAFKFWNDMKKRGCMPNEHAYTTMLHGLSKMDKAASYDVVPTARVVYESLHAPNSLVKPSLIHTNAMLAVCAQHNAMDVLWEIAGALPEEGPHSPDSFTYTIILGGIRGSIQKDVEKFQDFEADKVRLRRFEGVVEGKRVWADILYRWKNGQIALSNQLVSSMAGLLWEGTGDWHLYEVLQLYHQTTGLPILAKQPRRDLSAVSNRALSRIGSDFTYEAQVKAGNAPAPEDVVPFVDEKGKKFTPTDTKTEERDVPVQPKQEEENEENFDHLFDPVLPEDAQPYTGSFVGSPDGPTYIPLGNRELSVILETCLQMTNAAGPGKAYWTHLTIEDHGYSFPPDHRSYVAYLRILRVARSSRLTAELLRNQMLPAGFEQGLPFHIALSTCRRDRLNPNVLKNANSMLEMMNEGLLIPDYRAIGSYLDLIKMLHDNPQDLVSLNGLDVDKQTTSTKLETMGRTLTLNLLQVAVKNLQPLVAKLSEAMTESLERAPDLTGRSGIEPQFVKKQAQSGAQVLVVLTRVRLLIDSILKRENEDLVSKKARKELEEESLALRKYSDVDVIKSAKAKAIFPTAQQQTDFFDTRKPIPINDTPVVRHDIPVDP, encoded by the exons ATGCTTCGTTGCAGCAATGCCACTGCTTTTCGAACGCAGTTTACGAAAAATATGGCCCTGAGGGTGCCGATTCCCCGAGCCCTGCCATGGATCGGAGCTCCACCAAGACTTCCCCCGTTTGCGCACGGTGCGGTGAGACAATTTGGTacggagaagagggagaggaggacagGAAAAGGAAATCGGATATTTTCCGCAAAGAGTGATCTTCAAGAACCGTCCCAGCCCATTACGACCCCGTTCGCACCCGCGAAACGGACAGATCGGAGAGATCCTCGGCTTGGACTGACGAAGGAAGATGGCCTGGTGTTAATTGCGACCAACAAGGGCCCGAACGTCTCGAAGAAGGCGGTCCGAATGGAGTTGGTATGGTTGAAAGATCGGGCTATGCTCCTAGAGCAGACGCGGCGGATGCTGAAACGCGATAATGTtgcgatggcggcggcgctggTTCGGGAGGCGCAACGTACCGGATATGACACTGCGGCGTCTTGGAATGCTCTTCTGGAGTATTgcatggagaagaagaacccgCGCGCTGCGTTCAAATTCTGGAATGAT ATGAAGAAACGTGGTTGCATGCCTAACGAACACGCATACACAACTATGCTGCATGGATTGAGTAAGATGGACAAAGCTGCCTCCTACGACGTTGTGCCGACGGCTCGTGTGGTTTACGAGTCTCTGCACGCTCCCAATAGCCTGGTCAAACCGAGTCTCATCCACACAAATGCGATGTTGGCTGTGTGTGCACAGCACAATGCTATGGATGTGCTCTGGGAGATCGCTGGCGCCTTGCCCGAAGAAGGACCTCATTCGCCGGACTCGTTTACCTATACAATTATCCTGGGTGGTATTAGGGGCTCCATTCAGAAGGACGTGGAGAAGTTCCAAGACTTCGAGGCCGACAAGGTCCGACTCAGAAGGTTTGAGGGCGTCGTAGAGGGCAAACGGGTATGGGCAGATATTTTGTATCGATGGAAAAATGGGCAGATTGCCTTGTCGAATCAGCTTGTTTCCTCCATGGCAGGTCTTCTCTGGGAAGGCACTGGTGATTGGCATTTATACGAGGTGCTTCAGCTCTACCATCAGACTACAGGACTCCCCATTCTCGCTAAACAACCGCGTCGCGATTTGTCGGCGGTGTCGAACAGAGCGCTTTCGCGAATCGGCAGCGACTTTACGTATGAGGCACAGGTGAAAGCCGGAAATGCTCCCGCACCAGAGGATGTTGTGCCGTTTGTGGATGAAAAGGGCAAAAAGTTTACTCCTACAGACACCAAAACGGAAGAACGCGATGTGCCTGTACAGCCGaagcaagaagaggaaaatGAGGAAAATTTCGACCACCTTTTCGACCCTGTTCTCCCAGAGGATGCACAGCCTTATACAGGTTCTTTTGTGGGCTCACCAGACGGCCCGACTTATATCCCTCTGGGCAACCGGGAGCTCTCTGTTATCTTGGAGACATGCTTACAGATGACCAACGCCGCTGGGCCTGGAAAGGCCTACTGGACGCATCTTACAATCGAAGACCACGGATATTCTTTTCCCCCAGATCATCGCTCGTATGTGGCGTATCTACGTATTCTCCGTGTTGCTCGTTCTAGTCGTCTTACGGCTGAACTCTTACGGAACCAGATGCTCCCAGCAGGCTTCGAGCAAGGGTTACCTTTCCATATCGCGCTGAGCACCTGCAGGCGTGACCGATTGAACCCGAACGTTCTGAAGAACGCCAATTCAatgttggagatgatgaACGAGGGCCTTTTAATACCGGATTACCGAGCAATAGGTAGCTACCTTGACCTCATCAAGATGCTACATGACAATCCCCAAGACCTCGTGTCTCTGAACGGCCTTGATGTGGATAAACAGACCACGTCCACTAAGCTGGAGACTATGGGCCGAACACTAACGCTGAACCTCCTCCAGGTGGCCGTGAAAAATCTCCAACCACTGGTCGCTAAACTCAGCGAAGCCATGACTGAGAGCTTGGAACGCGCTCCTGATTTGACTGGGCGTAGTGGCATCGAGCCTCAATTCGTCAAAAAGCAAGCTCAATCTGGCGCCCAGGTTCTTGTGGTGCTGACGCGGGTGCGGTTGTTGATTGACTCAATCTTGAAGCGCGAGAATGAGGACCTAGTTTCCAAGAAAGCCCGCAAGGAGCTCGAAGAGGAATCCCTGGCCTTGCGCAAGTATTCAGACGTCGATGTCATCAAGAGcgccaaggccaaggctaTATTCCCGACTGCTCAGCAACAGACCGACTTTTTCGATACCCGCAAGCCTATACCGATTAATGACACGCCTGTGGTGCGTCATGATATACCTGTGGATCCATGA